In one window of Pseudomonadota bacterium DNA:
- a CDS encoding glycoside hydrolase codes for MTRDLVPFFSLLSLLALGCGDSGGSGGDGGTDADTDGDTDTDADSDADYVGSIGEAVYLGPWGGAFTEVVEDPTTQGRLAAIVGADFDTGMYASEDDGETWVEVAVPTDLSTTSLLFLDTGRLVVGTDFEVLVTDDFGTTWDDIRENIEEGSGFGITVKGLAYEEGTPGRLWAALGGSYSTAPIWSLADGDTDWTPWNAPAGWDADPLNGAAYFTSLATRYDAGSGETLIFAAYEQSFSAGGGVFCSTDSGATWADCSSGLPNVPYHRVILGEAEAVVAGGHVFGSAFAGIWYSTDDGAMWIDSTDEIDDAIANDVVKLSGGDYLAATYGAGLWRTTALDAAWTQVSGFGEMSMNSVAELASGELLAGPEQLGAYRSEDGGATWQVSAEGMNRVTPVYAGLDPADADTAIISINSMNSGLGLITSNGVDGWHPVPGLPLPRFTFVDIAPSGRWYAVSDGPSTVANDGIYVSDDGGVTFDFIGPLEESLMDHVGIIVVELGGPDHLVAAGNYFTVENDGDPWAFVAESEDAGETWIFGWEGAGTNGSYSMADFVALSDGSYLLAVSGSPIVHLSETFEETVIAIPDQAGFAVTDLAACAADPEVWYARGLDVSWNVFVYKTMDGGATWTDVTPPAADAGAVIAVDVHPYDRDLVFAAAANGFFASADGGTTWAAHDIGSEVSASALRVIPLAEDLAAALLVYGSGGLTRVSLATAAE; via the coding sequence ATGACCCGTGACCTCGTTCCTTTCTTTTCGCTTCTTTCGCTCTTGGCCCTCGGCTGCGGCGACAGCGGTGGCTCCGGGGGCGACGGCGGCACGGATGCGGACACGGATGGCGACACGGACACGGACGCCGATTCGGACGCCGACTACGTCGGGTCGATAGGTGAGGCGGTCTACCTCGGGCCGTGGGGCGGCGCCTTCACGGAGGTCGTCGAGGATCCAACGACCCAGGGACGGCTCGCCGCGATCGTCGGCGCCGACTTCGACACTGGGATGTACGCGTCCGAGGACGACGGCGAGACCTGGGTCGAGGTCGCGGTGCCGACCGATCTCAGCACCACGAGCCTCCTCTTCCTTGACACCGGACGGCTCGTCGTCGGGACCGACTTCGAGGTCCTGGTGACCGACGACTTCGGTACGACCTGGGACGACATCCGAGAGAACATCGAGGAGGGCTCGGGCTTCGGCATCACGGTCAAGGGGCTCGCCTACGAGGAGGGCACCCCGGGCCGGCTGTGGGCCGCGCTCGGCGGCTCGTACTCGACAGCCCCGATCTGGTCGCTCGCGGACGGCGACACGGACTGGACACCGTGGAACGCGCCGGCCGGTTGGGACGCGGATCCGCTCAACGGCGCGGCGTACTTCACGAGCCTCGCGACGCGCTACGACGCGGGCAGCGGCGAGACCCTGATCTTCGCGGCGTACGAGCAGAGCTTCTCTGCGGGCGGCGGCGTCTTCTGCTCGACCGACTCGGGCGCGACCTGGGCGGATTGTTCATCCGGCCTGCCGAACGTGCCGTACCACCGCGTGATCCTCGGCGAGGCCGAGGCGGTCGTCGCGGGCGGCCACGTCTTCGGGAGCGCCTTCGCGGGGATCTGGTACTCGACGGACGACGGCGCGATGTGGATCGATTCGACCGACGAGATCGACGACGCCATCGCGAACGACGTGGTGAAGCTGTCGGGCGGCGACTACCTCGCGGCCACGTACGGCGCGGGGCTGTGGCGGACGACCGCGCTCGACGCCGCCTGGACGCAGGTCTCGGGGTTCGGCGAGATGTCGATGAACTCGGTCGCGGAGCTCGCGAGCGGCGAACTGCTCGCCGGGCCGGAGCAGCTCGGCGCGTACCGCAGCGAGGACGGCGGCGCGACGTGGCAGGTCTCAGCCGAGGGGATGAACCGGGTCACGCCGGTCTATGCCGGCCTGGATCCGGCGGATGCAGACACGGCGATCATCTCGATCAACTCGATGAACTCCGGCCTCGGCCTGATCACGTCGAACGGTGTCGACGGCTGGCACCCGGTGCCGGGCCTGCCGCTGCCGCGGTTCACGTTCGTCGACATCGCGCCGTCCGGGCGGTGGTACGCCGTCTCGGACGGCCCGAGCACCGTGGCGAACGACGGGATCTACGTTTCCGACGACGGCGGCGTGACGTTCGACTTCATCGGACCGCTCGAGGAGTCGCTCATGGATCACGTGGGGATCATCGTCGTCGAGCTCGGCGGCCCGGATCACCTCGTCGCGGCGGGCAACTACTTCACGGTCGAGAACGACGGCGATCCCTGGGCCTTCGTCGCCGAGAGCGAGGACGCGGGCGAGACCTGGATCTTCGGGTGGGAGGGCGCCGGGACGAACGGCAGCTACTCGATGGCCGATTTCGTCGCGCTCTCCGACGGGAGCTACCTCCTGGCTGTCTCCGGCTCGCCGATCGTGCACCTGAGCGAGACCTTCGAGGAGACGGTGATCGCGATTCCGGACCAGGCCGGCTTCGCGGTGACGGATCTCGCGGCGTGCGCCGCGGACCCCGAGGTCTGGTACGCGCGCGGGCTCGATGTGTCCTGGAATGTGTTCGTCTACAAGACGATGGACGGCGGCGCGACGTGGACGGACGTGACGCCCCCGGCGGCCGACGCGGGCGCCGTGATCGCCGTGGACGTCCACCCGTACGACCGCGACCTCGTGTTCGCCGCGGCGGCGAACGGCTTCTTCGCGTCGGCGGACGGCGGCACGACGTGGGCCGCGCACGACATCGGATCGGAGGTCTCGGCGTCGGCGCTGCGCGTCATCCCGCTCGCGGAGGATCTCGCGGCCGCGCTGCTCGTCTATGGCAGCGGCGGCCTGACCCGCGTGTCGCTCGCGACCGCGGCCGAGTGA
- a CDS encoding sel1 repeat family protein: MILRPLALALAALALAACEDRAPFEKACDDGDAAACVKLGDMLAKGLGGPMDKKAADKVLERACDAGDAAACAFGGDVAYARDDADSRRMLLVACRLGHLESCVNAAWMLRHGEGGDVDAAEADALLAGACEAGEADGCFFLGLERAARGGDGAAELFAKACSLGDPVACGRGTP; this comes from the coding sequence ATGATTCTCCGACCCCTCGCGCTCGCCCTCGCCGCGCTCGCCCTCGCCGCGTGCGAGGACCGGGCGCCGTTCGAGAAGGCGTGCGACGACGGCGACGCCGCGGCGTGCGTGAAGCTCGGCGACATGCTCGCCAAGGGGCTCGGCGGCCCGATGGACAAGAAGGCGGCGGACAAGGTGCTCGAGCGGGCCTGTGACGCGGGCGACGCGGCGGCGTGCGCGTTCGGCGGCGACGTGGCCTACGCCCGGGACGACGCGGACTCGCGGCGCATGCTGCTCGTGGCGTGCCGGCTCGGCCACCTCGAAAGCTGCGTGAACGCCGCGTGGATGCTCCGCCACGGCGAGGGCGGAGACGTAGACGCGGCCGAGGCGGACGCGCTGCTCGCGGGCGCGTGCGAGGCGGGCGAGGCGGACGGCTGCTTCTTCCTCGGGCTCGAGCGCGCGGCGCGCGGAGGGGACGGCGCGGCCGAGCTGTTCGCGAAGGCGTGCTCCCTCGGGGACCCCGTCGCGTGCGGGAGGGGGACGCCGTGA
- the lnt gene encoding apolipoprotein N-acyltransferase: MSRRRTFALILLAAVLYFLAFPPFPTGFLACVFLVPFFAALEGNGFHRGARLGYALGFLSAGGLVYWIALNKGTSTAQSVAMLAIGAAYLACAWGVLGLCLAFACRRFGRAGLWAAPLLWTAMEFVQSMGSLGFTWHSVATTQTGYAPVLQLVSATGMFGLSFWIVFLNVLAYRALVAFRGPKEARNGRAALRFALVAAAVAAAPIVYGFVVTKPAAAAGRGAIRAALVQPDTDSNRKFPERNLAYLALMKLTMSLRDGANDVVVWPETATAFVLREHEDRLRDVRELLEAKRASLITGMSDRRAAEGGKTKRVGEADGESRAETIKKGKFRKVNAVGLLRPGSSELETYEKLHLVPFGEYVPPFLGFLEDMAMNVGSGIYVPGTEVRVFEVPLAEGGTAKIAAVICLESNFPALVRRFVDRGAEALVVVANDEWYEGTTEPVQHAEIARLRAVEHRIPVLRCSNAGVSAVIDAYGRVVAASEEDVQAIVSARVPLGPGPSFYSRHGDWFPMGALGLSLILLGVLSALGIRSRLSRRSRRSR; the protein is encoded by the coding sequence GTGAGCCGGCGCAGGACCTTCGCGCTGATCCTCCTCGCGGCGGTGCTGTACTTCCTCGCCTTCCCGCCGTTCCCGACGGGCTTCCTCGCGTGCGTCTTCCTCGTGCCGTTCTTCGCGGCGCTCGAGGGCAACGGCTTCCACCGCGGCGCCCGGCTCGGCTACGCGTTGGGGTTCCTGTCCGCCGGCGGCCTCGTGTACTGGATCGCGCTGAACAAGGGGACCTCGACCGCGCAGTCGGTCGCCATGCTCGCGATCGGCGCCGCCTACCTCGCCTGCGCCTGGGGCGTCCTCGGCCTGTGCCTCGCGTTCGCGTGCCGCAGGTTCGGGCGCGCAGGGCTGTGGGCCGCGCCGCTCCTGTGGACCGCCATGGAGTTCGTGCAGTCCATGGGCTCCCTCGGGTTCACATGGCATTCGGTCGCCACGACCCAGACCGGGTACGCGCCCGTGCTGCAGCTCGTCAGCGCGACGGGGATGTTCGGCCTGTCGTTCTGGATCGTGTTCCTGAACGTCCTCGCCTACCGCGCGCTCGTCGCCTTCCGCGGACCGAAGGAGGCACGGAACGGTCGCGCGGCGCTGCGGTTCGCGCTCGTCGCGGCCGCGGTCGCGGCAGCGCCGATCGTCTACGGATTCGTCGTCACGAAGCCCGCCGCCGCCGCGGGCCGGGGCGCGATCCGGGCCGCGCTCGTCCAGCCGGACACCGACTCCAACAGGAAGTTCCCGGAGCGCAACCTCGCGTACCTCGCGCTCATGAAGCTGACGATGTCGCTGCGCGACGGCGCCAACGACGTCGTCGTCTGGCCGGAGACCGCGACGGCCTTCGTCCTGCGGGAGCACGAGGACCGCCTACGGGACGTGCGCGAGCTGCTCGAGGCCAAGCGCGCCTCGCTGATCACGGGCATGTCGGATCGGCGCGCCGCGGAGGGCGGGAAGACGAAGCGCGTGGGCGAAGCGGACGGGGAGTCCCGCGCCGAGACGATCAAGAAGGGCAAGTTCCGCAAGGTGAACGCGGTCGGCCTCCTCCGCCCGGGATCGTCGGAGCTCGAGACGTACGAGAAGCTGCACCTCGTGCCGTTCGGCGAGTACGTGCCGCCGTTCCTCGGGTTCCTCGAGGACATGGCGATGAACGTCGGCTCCGGCATCTACGTGCCGGGCACCGAGGTGCGCGTCTTCGAAGTCCCGCTCGCCGAGGGCGGGACAGCCAAGATCGCGGCGGTGATCTGCCTCGAGTCGAACTTCCCGGCGCTCGTGCGCCGCTTCGTCGACCGGGGCGCCGAGGCGCTCGTCGTGGTCGCGAACGACGAGTGGTACGAGGGGACGACCGAGCCCGTGCAGCACGCGGAGATCGCGCGGCTGCGCGCCGTGGAGCACCGCATCCCGGTGCTGCGCTGCTCCAACGCCGGCGTCTCTGCCGTCATCGACGCGTACGGCCGTGTCGTCGCCGCGTCGGAGGAGGACGTGCAGGCGATCGTCTCGGCGCGCGTCCCGCTCGGCCCGGGCCCGAGCTTCTACTCGCGCCACGGCGACTGGTTCCCCATGGGCGCGCTCGGGCTGTCGCTCATCCTGCTCGGCGTCCTGTCGGCGCTGGGCATCCGCAGTCGCCTGTCCCGAAGGTCCCGGCGGTCCCGGTAG
- the amrB gene encoding AmmeMemoRadiSam system protein B, producing MRTIAAAAWISVLVAACAGCNDNKPTITAPKPEAKAGAPEPEAGAGGSTRVENAFPAQVAGQFYPDDPEELRRMVRGFIDAAKQGAVSPDRDIVGVLSPHAGYPYSGRVAGAAFRALEGRGYRTVVVMSPNHRHGARKIATLARPAYDTPLGSLPIDGEGVRALTAAHPDLFEANEAMFEREHSLEVELPFVQVALPGAAIVPLVVGVDDEALLERAGKALHEAFGARRDVVFVMSSDLSHYHPYDQANALDEESLGALERFDLPAWRKAAARSAEGMCGFKPLVAFAAAFGAYADKARAVVRLDHGNSGDTAGDKSSVVGYGALAFTVEKGMRNEESKAASYGPYDVAARRELMSIAKKAVEAAAKGEAFAPPEPSSAPLRERGAAFVTLKKGGDLRGCIGHVIGRMPLYECVAEVARAATIHDSRFDPVRPDELPALSFEISVLTAPEPTTPDEIVVGRDGLIMSRGGYSGLLLPQVPGEWGWGKEEFLMHTCRKAGLPFDCWKDPATRIESFRAIVFGESDL from the coding sequence ATGCGAACCATCGCGGCGGCCGCTTGGATCTCGGTGCTCGTGGCGGCGTGCGCCGGGTGCAACGACAACAAGCCCACGATCACCGCGCCGAAGCCGGAGGCGAAGGCGGGCGCGCCGGAGCCGGAGGCGGGAGCGGGCGGGTCGACGCGCGTGGAGAACGCGTTCCCGGCCCAGGTCGCGGGCCAGTTCTACCCAGACGATCCGGAGGAGCTGCGCAGGATGGTCCGCGGCTTCATCGACGCCGCGAAGCAAGGCGCCGTGAGCCCGGATCGCGACATCGTCGGCGTCCTCTCCCCGCACGCCGGATACCCGTACTCCGGAAGGGTCGCCGGCGCCGCGTTCCGCGCGCTCGAGGGCCGCGGCTACAGGACGGTCGTCGTGATGTCGCCGAACCACAGGCACGGTGCGCGGAAGATCGCGACGCTCGCGCGGCCCGCCTACGACACGCCGCTGGGCTCCCTGCCGATCGACGGCGAGGGCGTGCGGGCGCTCACGGCGGCGCACCCGGATCTCTTCGAGGCGAACGAGGCGATGTTCGAGCGCGAGCACTCGCTCGAGGTCGAGCTCCCGTTCGTGCAGGTCGCGCTGCCCGGGGCGGCGATCGTCCCCCTCGTGGTCGGGGTCGACGACGAGGCGCTGCTCGAGCGGGCGGGGAAGGCCCTCCACGAGGCGTTCGGCGCGCGGCGCGACGTCGTGTTCGTGATGAGCTCGGATCTCTCGCACTACCACCCGTACGACCAGGCCAACGCCCTCGACGAGGAGAGCCTCGGCGCGCTCGAGCGGTTCGACCTCCCCGCGTGGCGCAAGGCCGCGGCGCGCTCGGCGGAAGGGATGTGCGGCTTCAAGCCGCTCGTGGCGTTCGCGGCGGCGTTCGGAGCGTACGCCGACAAGGCGCGCGCGGTCGTCCGGCTCGACCACGGGAACAGCGGAGACACGGCAGGGGACAAGTCCAGCGTCGTCGGCTACGGCGCGCTGGCGTTCACGGTGGAGAAGGGAATGCGAAACGAAGAGAGCAAGGCCGCGAGCTACGGTCCGTACGACGTCGCGGCGCGGCGCGAGCTGATGTCGATCGCGAAGAAGGCGGTCGAGGCCGCCGCCAAGGGCGAGGCGTTCGCGCCGCCCGAGCCGTCCTCGGCGCCGTTGCGCGAGCGCGGCGCCGCGTTCGTGACGCTCAAGAAGGGCGGCGACCTGCGCGGCTGCATCGGGCACGTGATCGGGAGGATGCCCCTGTATGAGTGCGTCGCCGAGGTGGCGCGCGCGGCGACGATCCACGACTCGCGCTTCGATCCCGTGCGGCCGGACGAGCTGCCAGCGCTGTCGTTCGAGATCTCCGTGCTCACCGCGCCGGAGCCGACGACGCCCGACGAGATCGTCGTCGGTCGCGACGGGCTCATCATGTCTCGCGGCGGCTATTCGGGGCTCCTCCTGCCCCAGGTGCCGGGCGAGTGGGGATGGGGGAAGGAGGAGTTCCTCATGCACACCTGCCGAAAGGCCGGCCTGCCGTTCGACTGCTGGAAGGACCCGGCGACGCGCATCGAGAGCTTCCGCGCGATCGTCTTCGGCGAATCCGATTTGTAG
- a CDS encoding PQQ-like beta-propeller repeat protein → MKGDGSFKLVIGSDWHDAGVPGAGTFPSGERLGFDPAVARGVLDMVVDGQSLFHPADEDSVFFLVRDLLAALERLAAAEGTARVSFYESPHELVLQRVGPRVYLTFYRGGSLPEVMVKDQQVQFQAFAEGVVSSARDLIESAREISPQVAFDPLLVWMDAMIDRLSALPLAEISGDGAIERKTIESTRFQKPRNDAGFSFGFKLEASTTDLLCPGRPLSNDLNALLFRGRLAVHARGRRRALGEGFLFLQIEKMLASVHQLLAAWEEGRPIAIRLISEGISVALKLTADDKLLVTLMDPVHPESIAAVHDLTPWQYADAVLGAARELRRLAVEAAPRQRRNIRLESFSREVRTLAAWAKEQQRGAVFNEDVERYRRLEERRRVEDAREGIGEASRLTFRERWRIEAEGLDLDGTMLCDRVALVSARGFVLGVETESGAIVWRRETDKAEARMQIAGRDGVVRVAPSGQVDMVDIATGALRWRTNLAARSGGSPVVLVVDHGPVPGVVVVAEEERKLVALDLRTGEPRWRFSASRGSRFALRRHGRLLYVASSDSHLSAIDLEDGSLVWRVPSRTRFSLPPTVAGDVVIAPGGRFGKQDGRMYAFDAYSGHPVWERPLDGGALTAPIVAASAALVPVRSGKGKHDLVAMGTATGETLWRLPCDGWAESCALMALDDCFIINAAGGVLRSVRALTGEERWSTTLGPTCSDDVPINLRLALRSGVLFAPADTVYVVRPEDGHVIHSLGGEPPVPDLMFVDPACAVFVAEESGHVAMYELQRRFSVVNGKV, encoded by the coding sequence ATGAAGGGTGACGGCTCTTTCAAGCTCGTAATCGGGAGCGATTGGCACGACGCCGGCGTGCCCGGCGCCGGGACGTTCCCGTCCGGCGAACGGCTCGGCTTCGATCCGGCCGTCGCGCGCGGCGTTCTCGACATGGTCGTCGACGGGCAGAGCCTGTTCCACCCCGCCGACGAGGACTCCGTCTTTTTCCTGGTCCGCGACCTGCTCGCGGCGCTCGAGCGCCTGGCGGCGGCCGAGGGCACGGCTCGCGTCAGCTTCTACGAGAGCCCGCACGAGCTCGTGCTGCAGCGGGTCGGACCTCGGGTCTACCTCACGTTCTACCGCGGCGGCAGCCTGCCGGAGGTGATGGTCAAGGACCAGCAGGTCCAGTTCCAGGCGTTCGCGGAGGGCGTCGTCTCGTCGGCCCGCGATCTCATCGAGTCGGCGCGGGAGATCTCGCCGCAGGTCGCCTTCGATCCGCTCCTCGTGTGGATGGACGCGATGATCGACCGGCTGTCCGCGCTGCCGCTCGCGGAGATCTCGGGCGACGGCGCCATCGAGCGGAAGACGATCGAGAGCACGCGGTTCCAGAAGCCGCGGAACGACGCCGGGTTCTCGTTCGGCTTCAAGCTCGAGGCGAGCACCACCGACCTCCTCTGCCCCGGACGCCCCCTGAGCAACGACCTGAACGCGCTCCTGTTCCGCGGGAGGCTCGCCGTCCACGCACGCGGCCGCCGGCGCGCGCTCGGCGAGGGTTTCCTCTTCCTCCAGATCGAGAAGATGCTCGCGTCCGTGCACCAGCTCCTCGCCGCGTGGGAGGAGGGTCGGCCGATCGCGATCCGGCTCATCTCGGAGGGGATCTCGGTGGCGCTGAAGCTGACCGCGGACGACAAGCTGCTTGTGACGCTGATGGATCCGGTCCACCCGGAGTCGATCGCCGCCGTGCACGACCTGACTCCGTGGCAGTACGCCGACGCGGTGCTCGGCGCGGCGCGGGAGCTGCGTCGGCTCGCGGTCGAGGCCGCCCCCCGGCAGCGGCGGAACATCCGCCTCGAGTCGTTCTCCCGCGAGGTGCGGACGCTCGCGGCGTGGGCCAAGGAGCAGCAGCGCGGCGCCGTGTTCAATGAGGACGTCGAGCGCTACAGGCGCCTCGAGGAGCGCCGCCGCGTCGAGGATGCGCGCGAGGGGATCGGCGAGGCGAGCCGCCTCACGTTCCGCGAGCGCTGGCGGATCGAGGCCGAGGGGCTCGACCTGGACGGCACGATGCTGTGCGATCGCGTCGCGCTCGTCTCGGCGCGCGGGTTCGTGCTCGGCGTCGAGACCGAGTCCGGCGCCATCGTCTGGCGACGGGAGACCGACAAGGCCGAGGCGCGCATGCAGATCGCGGGCCGCGACGGCGTCGTGCGGGTCGCGCCGTCGGGACAGGTCGACATGGTGGACATCGCCACCGGCGCCCTGCGCTGGCGGACGAACCTCGCGGCGCGTTCGGGCGGCTCCCCGGTCGTGCTCGTGGTGGATCACGGGCCGGTCCCGGGTGTCGTCGTCGTCGCCGAGGAGGAGCGCAAGCTCGTGGCGCTCGACCTGCGCACGGGAGAGCCGCGGTGGCGGTTCTCGGCGTCGCGCGGCTCGAGGTTCGCCCTGCGGCGGCACGGCCGCCTCCTGTACGTGGCGAGCAGCGACTCGCATCTCAGCGCCATCGACCTCGAGGACGGCTCGCTCGTGTGGCGCGTCCCGAGCAGGACCCGGTTCTCCCTGCCCCCGACCGTGGCCGGCGACGTCGTGATCGCGCCCGGCGGGCGGTTCGGCAAGCAGGACGGGCGGATGTACGCCTTCGACGCGTACAGCGGCCACCCGGTGTGGGAGAGGCCGCTCGACGGCGGCGCCCTCACGGCGCCGATCGTCGCCGCGTCGGCCGCGCTCGTGCCGGTGCGCTCCGGCAAGGGGAAGCACGACCTCGTCGCGATGGGCACCGCGACAGGCGAGACCTTGTGGCGGCTCCCCTGTGACGGGTGGGCCGAGTCGTGCGCGCTCATGGCGCTCGACGACTGCTTCATCATCAACGCCGCGGGCGGCGTGCTGCGATCGGTCCGCGCGCTCACGGGCGAGGAGCGGTGGTCCACGACGCTCGGGCCGACGTGCTCCGACGACGTGCCTATCAACCTGCGCCTCGCGCTCCGGTCGGGCGTCCTGTTCGCGCCCGCCGACACCGTCTACGTCGTGCGGCCCGAGGACGGCCACGTGATCCACTCGCTCGGCGGCGAGCCGCCCGTGCCGGACCTCATGTTCGTCGATCCCGCGTGCGCCGTATTCGTCGCCGAGGAGAGCGGCCACGTCGCCATGTACGAGCTCCAGCGCAGGTTCAGCGTGGTCAACGGGAAGGTTTGA
- a CDS encoding NAD(P)/FAD-dependent oxidoreductase, with amino-acid sequence MSAVRRAALLLALLFCLACGGGAVVPREADPLRYDVAVIGAGGGGLSAAAMLARNGKKVVLLEQGSHVGGYMTAFERPPYTFEVSLHTMDGLNEGGRSRLIFEQLGILDRVQPIRLETAYRARFPDFEIDVPADPEAYRAELKRLFPAESDGIDRFFEVTGDMYTAVAWKNRDNAGDRKGAGQTVAKNPRFWTVFFKYGRKSFKDLLDECTEDPKLQAVLSWFTGYIGASPSEIPAMQVMAMWASYHHDGFYYFEGGSRSVTEALADVVLENGGEIQLGARATKIEIEGGRAVAVVTLDGERYPCRHVVSNANASSTLLEMVGRGHLPRGYVRRLERMKVGPSLVQIYLGVDHDYTEIFGKAHTISVSDSYDPAVYVGTAPGAADPEKVGFFLADFSVVDPGAAPPGKNVIEITTYLPYDWEDGWRLREGARAHRALKERTAAVLIRRAEKLLPGLSEHIEVMEIATPRTMQRETLNPGGAVYGWAAGQSMGAGTYTMNRRTPIPNLYLSSAWSAGGGQSNVLAVGVNVAQDILKAEGSGE; translated from the coding sequence ATGAGCGCCGTGCGTCGCGCGGCGCTCCTCCTGGCGCTCCTGTTCTGCCTCGCGTGCGGCGGCGGGGCCGTCGTCCCGCGGGAGGCGGATCCGCTTCGCTACGACGTCGCAGTGATCGGCGCCGGCGGCGGGGGGCTGTCCGCTGCCGCCATGCTCGCCCGCAACGGGAAGAAGGTCGTGCTCCTCGAGCAGGGATCGCACGTCGGCGGCTACATGACCGCCTTCGAGCGGCCTCCCTACACCTTCGAGGTCTCGCTCCACACCATGGACGGGTTGAACGAGGGGGGCAGGAGCCGGCTCATCTTCGAGCAGCTCGGCATCCTCGATCGCGTGCAGCCGATCCGGCTCGAGACCGCCTACCGGGCGAGGTTCCCGGACTTCGAGATCGACGTCCCCGCCGACCCGGAGGCCTACAGGGCCGAGCTGAAGCGCCTCTTCCCGGCCGAGTCCGACGGGATCGACCGGTTCTTCGAGGTCACGGGCGACATGTACACGGCCGTCGCCTGGAAGAACCGCGACAACGCCGGAGACCGGAAGGGCGCGGGCCAGACGGTCGCCAAGAACCCGCGGTTCTGGACCGTCTTCTTCAAGTACGGACGCAAGTCGTTCAAAGACCTCCTCGACGAGTGCACCGAGGACCCGAAGCTCCAGGCGGTCCTCTCGTGGTTCACGGGGTACATCGGGGCGTCGCCGTCCGAGATACCGGCCATGCAGGTGATGGCGATGTGGGCCAGCTACCACCACGACGGGTTCTACTACTTCGAGGGCGGCTCCCGCTCGGTGACCGAGGCGCTCGCCGACGTCGTGCTCGAAAACGGCGGGGAGATCCAGCTCGGCGCCCGCGCCACGAAGATCGAAATCGAGGGCGGCCGGGCCGTGGCGGTGGTGACCCTGGACGGGGAGCGGTACCCGTGCCGCCACGTCGTCTCCAACGCCAACGCCTCCTCCACGCTCCTCGAAATGGTCGGTCGCGGGCACCTTCCCCGCGGCTATGTCCGCAGGCTCGAGCGCATGAAGGTGGGTCCTTCCCTCGTCCAGATCTACCTCGGCGTGGATCACGACTACACGGAGATCTTCGGCAAGGCCCACACGATCTCGGTCTCCGACTCGTACGACCCGGCCGTGTACGTCGGCACGGCCCCGGGTGCGGCGGACCCGGAGAAGGTCGGCTTCTTCCTCGCCGACTTCTCGGTCGTCGACCCCGGGGCGGCGCCCCCGGGAAAGAACGTGATCGAGATAACGACCTACCTGCCCTACGACTGGGAGGACGGCTGGCGCCTGCGGGAAGGCGCACGGGCGCACCGCGCTCTCAAGGAGCGCACCGCCGCCGTCCTCATCCGCCGCGCGGAGAAGCTCCTCCCCGGGCTCTCCGAACACATCGAGGTGATGGAGATCGCGACGCCGCGCACCATGCAGCGCGAGACCCTGAACCCCGGCGGCGCGGTGTACGGCTGGGCCGCGGGGCAGTCGATGGGCGCCGGCACGTACACGATGAACCGCCGGACGCCCATCCCCAACCTGTACCTCTCGAGCGCGTGGAGCGCGGGCGGCGGCCAGAGCAACGTGCTCGCGGTCGGCGTCAACGTCGCGCAGGACATCCTGAAGGCGGAGGGATCGGGAGAGTGA